The following are encoded together in the Geobacter sulfurreducens PCA genome:
- a CDS encoding AzlC family ABC transporter permease yields MTEERSRGVVRDGLGAAWPICLGYAPIGLALGVLAQKAGLGPLETGIMSVLVFAGGSQFIAVAMIKSGAALAAIVATTFMVNLRHALMTSALAVPLQGVRRRFLALFAYGVTDESFAVNMARFRADGWDRWRALVVNQTANLTWILSTIAGAYAGEFVPAGALGIDYALTAMFICLLIFQLRSRFYVIVAAFSGLVATALYVTIPGNSHIVIAAVTAATAGYAVRRNRAARGVV; encoded by the coding sequence ATGACGGAAGAGCGGAGCAGGGGAGTGGTGAGGGACGGGCTGGGCGCGGCCTGGCCCATCTGTCTGGGGTATGCCCCCATCGGGCTGGCCCTGGGGGTGCTGGCCCAGAAGGCGGGGCTCGGTCCCCTGGAGACGGGGATCATGTCGGTGCTGGTGTTTGCCGGCGGCTCCCAGTTCATCGCGGTGGCCATGATCAAGTCGGGGGCAGCCCTGGCCGCCATCGTGGCCACCACGTTCATGGTGAACCTGCGGCATGCCCTCATGACGTCGGCCCTGGCGGTGCCGCTCCAGGGGGTGCGCCGCCGGTTCCTGGCCCTGTTCGCCTATGGCGTGACCGACGAGAGCTTTGCCGTGAACATGGCCCGGTTCCGGGCGGATGGGTGGGACCGGTGGCGGGCCCTGGTGGTGAACCAGACGGCCAACCTGACCTGGATCCTGAGCACCATTGCCGGGGCCTATGCCGGGGAGTTCGTTCCCGCCGGGGCCCTGGGCATCGACTACGCCCTCACCGCCATGTTCATCTGCCTGCTGATCTTCCAGCTCCGGAGCCGGTTCTACGTCATCGTGGCCGCGTTCTCGGGGCTGGTGGCCACGGCCCTCTACGTGACGATCCCCGGCAATTCCCACATCGTGATCGCCGCCGTCACCGCCGCCACGGCGGGCTACGCCGTGCGCCGCAACCGGGCGGCCAGGGGGGTGGTGTGA
- a CDS encoding outer membrane protein: protein MKKHTIAIAAFALCTLPAVAGATPARPGGYVSGFFGVSAASDADVTSIDNQFGDVFNDRVEYDPNIYVGGTGGYDFGHFRLEGELSYKHAEISSITDDTGFRFRGVDGNLGALAFMANAFVDLHNNTPVTPYFGGGIGFAVLSLSDTYGSDTSGRLLLYPEDDTTVFAYQAGGGVEIAINPSLSLDLGYRYFGTTKGTFDSDWITTTKLKYESHNGMVGFRVKF from the coding sequence ATGAAAAAACACACGATTGCCATTGCCGCCTTTGCGCTCTGCACCCTGCCCGCCGTGGCGGGCGCCACTCCGGCTCGGCCGGGGGGATACGTCTCGGGCTTCTTCGGGGTAAGCGCCGCGTCGGATGCCGATGTGACGAGTATCGACAATCAGTTCGGCGACGTCTTCAACGACCGGGTGGAGTATGACCCGAACATCTACGTGGGCGGTACCGGCGGGTATGACTTCGGCCACTTCCGGCTGGAGGGGGAACTCTCGTACAAGCATGCGGAGATCAGTTCGATCACCGACGATACCGGCTTCCGGTTCCGGGGGGTGGACGGCAACCTCGGCGCCCTGGCGTTCATGGCCAACGCCTTTGTGGATCTGCACAACAATACGCCGGTCACCCCCTACTTCGGGGGAGGCATCGGCTTTGCCGTGCTGAGCCTGAGCGACACGTACGGCAGCGACACCTCGGGCCGGCTGCTCCTCTACCCGGAGGACGATACCACGGTGTTCGCCTACCAGGCGGGCGGCGGTGTTGAGATCGCCATCAATCCGAGCCTGTCCCTTGACCTGGGATACCGCTACTTCGGCACCACCAAGGGGACCTTCGATTCCGACTGGATCACCACGACCAAACTGAAGTACGAGAGCCACAACGGCATGGTGGGGTTCCGGGTCAAGTTCTGA
- a CDS encoding cache domain-containing protein, with protein sequence MKPLRFPIRLKLTFATLIPLFVATSICWLIGVYIINSRIVAQAQEKVRTDLNAARAVYDGEVEHIRDVVKFTATNPFTAAILEKSDRDTLRSLLAPLLKAEGLDILTAVDAGGKVIFRASNAEAHGDLKSSDAVVSRALHGELVSGTDVLTPEELVKEGTALAARAAIEIVPTPRARARKDELVERTGMVMVAASPVRDERGRIVGALYGGVLLNGNNELVDRIKKIVFEAVRFQGRDVGTATIFLGDLRIATNVYTAPDRRAIGTRLSEEVFNRVILSREKWVGRAFVVNDWYFSSYEPILSPGGVPIGSLYVGMPEKPYSEMKREIALIFGVVLFCGSFIGLAISSFIASRLARPIGELETVARRITAGERDLEIAIHTRDEIGDLAGEFAQMTRTLAQREEDIRKLNRELEQKVLDRTAQLEEKNLLLVKTQEDLVRAAKLADIGMLAAGVAHEINNPMAIIRGNAELLQMALPDEDPNREEVDTIAQQVGRVERIIGSLLKFARQQQRRLGTVSLPPLLDDILKQMGHQVPLTRIEIRKAYAVDLPPLAGDPDQLRQVFTNLVLNAIQAMPDGGSLTVATARDEEAGTCTVSVSDTGRGIAPENLKRIFSPFFTTKSEGTGLGLSVSYGIVKDHGGNILVESTEGEGTTFRVVLPLQQGGTERSEGAPGA encoded by the coding sequence ATGAAGCCACTCCGCTTCCCCATACGTCTCAAGCTGACCTTTGCGACCCTGATCCCCCTCTTCGTCGCCACCAGCATCTGCTGGCTCATCGGCGTCTACATCATCAACTCCCGCATCGTGGCCCAGGCCCAGGAAAAGGTCCGCACCGACCTGAACGCGGCCCGGGCGGTCTATGACGGCGAAGTGGAGCATATCCGCGACGTGGTGAAGTTTACCGCCACCAACCCCTTCACCGCCGCGATCCTGGAAAAAAGCGACCGGGACACCCTCCGCAGCCTCCTGGCTCCCCTGCTCAAGGCCGAAGGGCTCGACATCCTCACCGCCGTGGACGCGGGGGGCAAGGTCATCTTCCGGGCCAGCAACGCCGAGGCCCACGGCGACCTGAAGTCGTCCGACGCCGTGGTCTCCCGTGCCCTGCACGGCGAACTGGTGAGCGGCACCGACGTGCTCACCCCCGAGGAACTGGTCAAGGAGGGCACCGCCCTGGCTGCCCGGGCCGCCATCGAGATCGTCCCCACCCCCCGAGCCCGCGCGCGGAAGGATGAGCTCGTGGAGCGCACCGGCATGGTCATGGTGGCCGCCTCGCCGGTGCGCGACGAGCGGGGCCGGATCGTGGGGGCGCTCTACGGCGGGGTGCTCCTCAACGGCAATAATGAGTTGGTGGACCGGATCAAAAAGATCGTCTTCGAGGCAGTCCGCTTCCAGGGGAGAGACGTGGGGACCGCCACCATCTTTTTAGGCGACCTGCGCATCGCCACCAACGTCTATACCGCGCCGGACCGCCGCGCCATCGGCACCCGGCTGTCGGAAGAGGTCTTCAACCGGGTGATCCTGAGCCGGGAGAAGTGGGTGGGACGGGCCTTCGTGGTCAACGACTGGTACTTCTCCTCCTACGAGCCGATCCTCAGCCCAGGGGGGGTCCCTATCGGCTCCCTCTACGTGGGGATGCCCGAGAAGCCCTACAGCGAGATGAAGCGGGAGATAGCGCTCATCTTCGGCGTGGTGCTCTTCTGCGGCTCATTCATCGGGCTTGCCATCTCCAGCTTCATCGCCTCGCGGCTCGCCCGCCCCATCGGCGAGCTGGAAACCGTGGCCCGGCGCATCACCGCCGGCGAACGCGACCTGGAGATCGCCATCCATACCCGCGACGAGATCGGCGACCTGGCCGGCGAGTTCGCCCAGATGACCCGGACTCTTGCCCAGCGGGAGGAGGATATCCGCAAGCTGAACCGGGAGCTGGAGCAGAAGGTCCTGGACCGCACCGCCCAGCTGGAGGAAAAGAACCTGCTCCTGGTCAAGACCCAGGAAGACCTGGTCCGGGCGGCGAAACTGGCCGACATCGGCATGCTGGCCGCCGGCGTGGCCCACGAGATCAACAACCCCATGGCCATCATCCGGGGGAATGCGGAACTCCTTCAGATGGCGCTGCCCGACGAAGACCCCAACCGGGAGGAAGTGGACACCATCGCCCAGCAGGTGGGGCGGGTGGAGCGGATCATCGGCAGCCTCCTGAAATTCGCCCGCCAGCAGCAGCGCCGGCTCGGCACGGTCTCGCTCCCCCCCCTGCTGGACGACATCCTCAAGCAGATGGGTCACCAGGTGCCGCTTACCCGCATCGAGATCAGGAAAGCGTACGCCGTCGACCTGCCGCCCCTGGCAGGGGACCCGGACCAGCTCCGGCAGGTCTTCACCAACCTGGTGCTCAACGCCATCCAGGCCATGCCGGACGGGGGCAGCCTCACCGTGGCCACGGCCCGGGACGAGGAGGCCGGCACCTGCACGGTTTCCGTGAGCGACACCGGCAGAGGCATCGCCCCAGAAAACCTGAAGAGGATCTTCAGCCCCTTCTTCACCACCAAGAGCGAAGGGACCGGGCTGGGCCTCTCCGTCTCCTATGGCATCGTCAAGGATCACGGGGGGAACATACTGGTGGAAAGCACGGAGGGAGAGGGAACCACCTTCCGGGTGGTGCTGCCGCTGCAACAGGGGGGGACGGAACGGTCCGAGGGCGCACCGGGGGCGTGA
- a CDS encoding AzlD domain-containing protein, whose protein sequence is MDFQTYLAVVAGMALATYLPRMIPLVLLSNRQIPPWLADWLDLIPAAILGALLAPGLLAGETRALELGRPELIAALPTFAVALKTRSLGLTVVVGMLCYWLIGKVV, encoded by the coding sequence ATGGACTTTCAGACCTACCTGGCCGTTGTCGCGGGCATGGCGCTCGCCACCTATCTCCCCCGCATGATCCCCCTCGTTCTCCTCTCCAACCGGCAGATACCTCCCTGGCTGGCCGACTGGCTGGACCTGATCCCGGCGGCCATCCTCGGCGCCCTGCTGGCCCCCGGCCTCCTGGCGGGCGAAACCCGCGCGCTGGAGCTGGGGCGTCCGGAGCTGATCGCCGCGCTCCCCACCTTTGCGGTGGCGCTGAAAACCCGCTCCCTGGGCCTCACCGTGGTGGTGGGGATGCTTTGTTACTGGTTGATCGGAAAGGTTGTCTGA
- a CDS encoding sigma-54-dependent transcriptional regulator has translation MLKAKILICDDEEGIRRYLQKMFQAKEFEVETFADGTSLLARIEAGTDGDADILLQDVRMPDMDGIEVLKRVKKLRPSLPVVVMTAFGTIDSAVDAIKLGAYDYVTKPFPREKILGVIDNALELDLLMKENKALKEELARPDTPDNIIFTSAKFREVYELTLQVAGSDANILILGESGTGKELIAGAVHYNSPRRGRRFLSINCAALSDTLLESQLFGHVRGAFTGAITTQKGLLEEADGGTLFLDEIGDVSAAVQAKLLRVIQERDFIPVGATKAKNVDIRFVAATNKDLAKEVREGRFREDLYYRLNVITINLPPLRERTEDIIPLAEHFLQKYSRRVRKELKGISPEAAQVLQAYHWPGNVRELENVVERAAILARGEFVTPDVLPMYRQAAGAPAPIAPPKEDRLISLEVIEKEHIERVLHQTGWHKSRSAEILGISRKTLDRKIVEYALTLPGGVPADDE, from the coding sequence ATGCTCAAGGCGAAAATACTCATTTGCGACGATGAAGAAGGAATCCGGCGCTACCTTCAGAAGATGTTCCAGGCCAAGGAGTTCGAGGTGGAGACCTTTGCCGACGGCACGAGCCTGCTGGCCCGGATCGAGGCCGGCACCGACGGCGATGCGGACATCCTGCTCCAGGATGTGCGGATGCCCGACATGGACGGCATCGAAGTGCTCAAGCGGGTCAAGAAGCTCCGCCCCTCCCTGCCGGTGGTGGTCATGACCGCCTTCGGCACCATCGATTCGGCCGTTGACGCCATCAAGCTGGGGGCCTACGACTACGTCACCAAGCCGTTCCCGCGCGAGAAGATCCTCGGCGTCATCGACAACGCCCTTGAGCTGGACCTGCTCATGAAGGAGAACAAGGCCCTCAAGGAGGAGCTGGCGCGGCCCGACACCCCCGACAACATCATCTTTACCAGCGCCAAGTTCCGGGAGGTCTACGAACTCACCCTCCAGGTGGCCGGCAGCGACGCCAACATCCTGATTCTCGGCGAATCCGGCACCGGCAAGGAGCTGATCGCCGGCGCCGTCCACTACAACAGCCCCCGCCGGGGGCGGCGTTTCCTCTCCATCAACTGCGCCGCCCTGTCCGACACGCTGCTCGAAAGCCAGCTCTTCGGCCACGTGCGCGGCGCCTTCACCGGCGCCATCACCACCCAGAAGGGGCTTCTGGAGGAGGCCGACGGCGGCACCCTCTTCCTGGACGAGATCGGCGACGTGTCGGCCGCGGTCCAGGCGAAGCTGCTCCGGGTTATCCAGGAGCGTGACTTCATCCCGGTGGGCGCCACCAAGGCCAAGAACGTGGATATCCGCTTCGTGGCCGCCACCAACAAGGATCTGGCCAAAGAAGTACGGGAGGGGCGCTTCCGCGAAGACCTCTACTACCGCCTGAACGTCATCACCATCAACCTCCCTCCGCTGCGGGAGCGGACCGAGGACATCATTCCCCTGGCCGAGCATTTCCTCCAGAAGTACTCCCGTCGCGTCAGGAAAGAGCTGAAGGGAATCTCGCCCGAGGCGGCCCAGGTACTGCAGGCCTACCACTGGCCCGGCAACGTCCGCGAGCTGGAGAACGTGGTGGAGCGGGCCGCCATCCTCGCCCGGGGGGAGTTCGTGACCCCCGACGTCCTTCCCATGTACCGGCAGGCAGCAGGAGCCCCCGCCCCTATCGCCCCGCCGAAGGAAGACCGTCTTATCTCCCTTGAGGTGATCGAGAAGGAGCATATCGAGCGGGTCCTCCACCAGACCGGCTGGCACAAGAGCCGGTCCGCCGAGATCCTGGGCATCTCGCGCAAGACCCTCGACCGCAAGATCGTCGAGTACGCCCTGACCCTCCCGGGAGGCGTCCCGGCCGACGACGAATGA
- a CDS encoding oxidoreductase, translated as MDTTTQFKALVVEKTADKQFVREVRQRSIDDLPPGDLVVRVHYSSLNYKDALSATGHPGVTRQFPHTPGIDAAGEVVACDSGAFAPGDRVIVTGYDLGMETDGGFGQYIRIPSAWAVPLPEGLSLRESMALGTAGLTAALSVLGLERAGVTPDRGEILVTGATGGVGSIAVAILAAAGYRVTASTGKEFEEEYLRELGATEVIGREELTAGAEKALLAERWAGAVDVVGGPTLAAVLKSVKYGGVVTCCGLVGSPDLPVNVYPFILRGVSLLGIDSVQASPGIRREVWQRLAGAWKPAGLAGMVTECSLQGLEVMIQTILHGGITGRVVVNLLES; from the coding sequence ATGGATACGACGACGCAGTTCAAGGCGCTGGTGGTGGAAAAGACGGCCGATAAGCAGTTCGTGCGGGAGGTGCGGCAGCGGAGCATCGACGACCTGCCGCCCGGCGACCTGGTGGTGCGGGTCCACTACTCGTCCCTCAACTACAAGGATGCCCTTTCGGCCACGGGCCACCCCGGCGTGACCCGGCAGTTCCCCCACACGCCGGGCATCGACGCGGCAGGTGAGGTGGTCGCCTGCGACAGCGGCGCCTTTGCGCCGGGGGACAGAGTCATCGTCACCGGCTACGACCTGGGGATGGAGACCGACGGAGGCTTCGGCCAGTACATCCGCATCCCCTCGGCCTGGGCGGTGCCGCTGCCGGAGGGGCTCTCCCTGCGCGAGAGCATGGCCCTGGGCACCGCCGGCCTCACGGCGGCCCTGTCGGTGCTCGGGCTGGAGCGGGCCGGTGTAACGCCCGACCGGGGCGAGATCCTCGTCACCGGCGCCACCGGCGGGGTGGGGAGCATCGCGGTCGCCATCCTCGCCGCCGCCGGCTACCGGGTGACGGCCTCCACGGGCAAGGAGTTCGAGGAGGAGTACCTCCGGGAACTGGGCGCCACCGAGGTGATCGGCCGCGAGGAGTTGACCGCCGGAGCGGAAAAGGCGCTCCTGGCCGAGCGATGGGCCGGCGCGGTGGACGTGGTGGGCGGCCCGACCCTGGCGGCGGTGCTCAAAAGCGTGAAATACGGGGGCGTCGTCACCTGCTGCGGGCTCGTGGGGTCGCCGGATCTGCCGGTGAACGTCTATCCGTTCATCCTGCGGGGGGTGAGCCTGCTCGGTATCGATTCGGTCCAGGCGTCGCCCGGAATCCGCCGGGAGGTCTGGCAGCGCCTGGCCGGAGCCTGGAAGCCCGCCGGCCTGGCCGGGATGGTGACCGAGTGCTCCCTGCAGGGGCTCGAAGTCATGATCCAGACGATTCTCCACGGGGGGATCACGGGGCGCGTCGTGGTCAACCTGCTGGAAAGCTGA
- a CDS encoding MFS transporter → MESREHRAGRLLLIACAISFVCFFGSYMRIPIVPLFATSMGADAAQVGLINSAFMLMAGALSIPSGLVSDRLGRRIPLLGGLLLLAGSSFLLYWSNSPLQMAGVYLLFGIGLSAFSPTLMSYVADVTPPEVLGQAYGWYTMALYGGMTLGPAAGGFLGTALGLRPVFLVSGGLILAMFVVALFLLPATPRAASGAAPHRAILPTLRGLMGNRRLLACLAATMGTCFGFGMFVTFMPLYIRSQGMHSGHVGFVFAAQSLANAVSRLPSGKLSDRVADRSRLVAGGLAVFAVALAAFGLCRSVVPLMGVAALMGMSMGVAFTAVSALIADVVPREQRGLAMGCYNTCVYAGMMLCAAGMGPVIREEGFRTGFFLNGVVGLATLILFVALYRRPVSVVGPSA, encoded by the coding sequence ATGGAATCGAGAGAACACCGGGCGGGCAGGCTCCTGCTCATCGCCTGCGCCATCAGCTTCGTCTGCTTTTTCGGCTCCTACATGCGGATTCCGATCGTCCCCCTCTTTGCCACGTCCATGGGGGCCGATGCTGCCCAGGTGGGGCTGATCAACAGCGCGTTCATGCTCATGGCCGGGGCGCTCTCCATCCCGTCGGGCCTCGTCTCCGACCGGCTGGGACGCCGGATTCCCCTTCTGGGCGGGCTGCTCCTGCTGGCGGGCTCGTCGTTCCTCCTCTACTGGAGCAACAGCCCCCTGCAGATGGCGGGAGTTTACCTCCTCTTCGGCATCGGACTGTCGGCCTTCTCGCCGACCCTCATGTCGTACGTGGCGGACGTCACCCCGCCCGAGGTGCTGGGGCAGGCCTACGGCTGGTACACCATGGCCCTCTACGGCGGCATGACTCTGGGCCCCGCCGCCGGCGGCTTCCTCGGCACGGCCCTGGGGCTGCGGCCCGTGTTCCTGGTCTCCGGCGGGCTGATCCTGGCCATGTTCGTGGTGGCGCTCTTCCTCCTGCCCGCGACCCCCAGGGCCGCTTCCGGCGCCGCTCCGCACCGGGCGATCCTGCCGACGCTCAGGGGGCTCATGGGGAACCGTCGCCTCCTGGCCTGCCTGGCGGCCACCATGGGCACCTGCTTCGGCTTCGGCATGTTCGTCACCTTCATGCCCCTCTACATCCGGAGCCAGGGGATGCATTCGGGGCACGTGGGGTTCGTCTTCGCGGCCCAATCCCTGGCCAATGCCGTTTCGCGCCTGCCATCCGGGAAGCTGAGCGACCGGGTGGCCGACCGCAGCCGCCTGGTGGCCGGGGGGCTTGCCGTGTTCGCCGTGGCCCTGGCCGCCTTCGGTCTCTGCCGGTCCGTGGTGCCGCTCATGGGTGTCGCGGCACTGATGGGGATGAGCATGGGGGTCGCCTTCACCGCCGTCTCCGCCCTGATCGCCGACGTGGTGCCCCGGGAGCAGCGGGGGCTCGCCATGGGGTGCTATAATACCTGTGTCTATGCGGGGATGATGCTCTGCGCGGCCGGCATGGGGCCAGTAATCAGGGAAGAGGGCTTCCGGACCGGGTTTTTCCTGAATGGCGTGGTGGGACTGGCGACGCTGATCCTGTTCGTCGCCCTCTATCGGCGGCCCGTGTCCGTAGTCGGGCCATCGGCCTGA
- the rarD gene encoding EamA family transporter RarD, producing the protein MTNPPDHEAREARTGVIFGLAAYLLWGFFPIYFKALAGVTPLEVLSHRIAWSVATLAVMLTVARRWDGVRAAFSQPRTLMTLCATTLLIAVNWLVFIYAVGAGKVLQSSLGYFINPLVSAFLGVVFLHERLSPKQKASFILAAAGVAILTLRHGEFPWIALSLGLSFGLYGLLRKKAPVDSLAGLTVETLLLFPLALGYLGWLAYQGKSAFVSGPTHITVLLACAGVLTSTPLIWFAAATKRLRLATVGLMQYVVPTLHFVLAVFAFGETFTPTHLASFALIWTGLVLYTYDAAKLIFGNGGR; encoded by the coding sequence ATGACCAATCCGCCGGACCACGAGGCGCGGGAGGCCCGCACCGGTGTGATCTTCGGCCTCGCCGCCTACCTCCTCTGGGGGTTCTTTCCCATCTACTTCAAAGCCTTGGCCGGCGTGACCCCGCTGGAGGTCCTGTCCCACCGGATCGCCTGGTCGGTGGCGACGCTGGCCGTGATGCTGACCGTGGCCCGCCGGTGGGACGGGGTCCGGGCCGCCTTCAGCCAGCCCCGCACCCTGATGACCCTCTGCGCCACCACACTCCTGATCGCCGTCAACTGGCTGGTCTTCATCTATGCCGTGGGCGCGGGCAAGGTGCTCCAGTCGAGCCTCGGCTACTTCATCAACCCCCTGGTGTCGGCCTTCCTGGGGGTGGTCTTCCTGCACGAGCGGCTCAGCCCCAAGCAGAAAGCGAGCTTCATCCTGGCCGCCGCCGGGGTGGCGATCCTCACGCTCCGGCACGGCGAGTTCCCCTGGATCGCCCTGTCCCTGGGACTTTCCTTCGGCCTCTACGGCCTGCTGCGCAAAAAGGCGCCCGTGGACTCCCTGGCCGGTCTCACCGTGGAGACCCTGCTCCTGTTCCCGCTCGCCCTCGGCTATCTCGGCTGGCTGGCGTACCAGGGAAAGAGCGCCTTCGTCTCCGGGCCCACCCACATCACCGTCCTGCTCGCCTGCGCCGGGGTCCTCACCTCCACCCCCCTGATCTGGTTCGCGGCGGCCACCAAGCGGCTGCGCCTCGCCACGGTGGGGCTGATGCAATACGTGGTGCCCACGCTTCACTTCGTGCTGGCGGTCTTCGCCTTCGGCGAGACGTTCACCCCCACCCACCTGGCAAGCTTCGCCCTGATCTGGACGGGGCTCGTCCTCTACACCTACGACGCGGCAAAACTCATCTTCGGCAACGGGGGGCGCTGA
- a CDS encoding epoxyqueuosine reductase — protein MDETISAEVGRFVAESPDNRFPDGSGPYFDQPLVGFAAAGDPLFTEYKRIIGEFHLTPAELLEGAATVIVWVLPVTESTRVSNRLETTWPSRSWALTRTHGETLNGALRRHLVAYLEGLGHRAVAPQYSPAWREFSDTPVGIASTWSERHAAYAAGLGTFSLSDGLITGRGIAHRVGSVVTTLALPATPRTARTYRHNCLWYREGTCGVCIGRCPVGAITFAGHDKARCRELVYGSAPALLAERYGVSHTGCGLCQTRVPCEAGVPRGKKPAGSP, from the coding sequence ATGGATGAGACCATCAGTGCCGAGGTCGGGCGCTTTGTGGCGGAGAGCCCGGACAACCGCTTCCCCGACGGGAGCGGTCCCTACTTCGATCAGCCTCTGGTGGGTTTCGCCGCGGCAGGCGATCCCCTGTTCACCGAGTACAAGCGGATCATCGGCGAGTTCCACCTGACCCCGGCCGAACTGCTGGAGGGGGCGGCCACGGTAATCGTCTGGGTTCTGCCGGTGACGGAGTCCACCCGCGTGAGCAACCGGCTGGAAACCACCTGGCCTTCGCGCTCGTGGGCCCTCACCCGGACCCACGGCGAGACCCTGAACGGGGCCCTCCGGCGGCATCTGGTCGCCTACCTGGAAGGGCTCGGCCACCGGGCCGTGGCGCCCCAGTACTCCCCGGCCTGGCGGGAGTTTTCCGACACGCCGGTGGGGATCGCCTCCACCTGGTCCGAGCGGCACGCCGCCTATGCCGCCGGCCTCGGCACCTTCAGTCTCTCGGACGGCCTCATCACCGGCCGGGGGATCGCCCACCGGGTGGGAAGCGTTGTCACGACCCTGGCCCTTCCGGCCACGCCGCGCACCGCCCGCACCTACCGCCACAACTGTCTCTGGTACCGCGAAGGGACCTGCGGCGTCTGCATCGGTCGCTGCCCGGTGGGGGCCATCACCTTTGCCGGCCACGACAAGGCCCGCTGCCGGGAGCTGGTCTACGGCTCGGCCCCCGCCCTGCTGGCGGAACGCTACGGCGTCTCCCACACCGGCTGCGGTCTCTGCCAGACCCGCGTCCCGTGCGAAGCCGGCGTGCCGCGCGGGAAAAAACCTGCTGGATCACCCTGA
- a CDS encoding TetR/AcrR family transcriptional regulator has protein sequence MDKNETRATIIRIGTDLISRQGFNATGIDAVLKEAGVPKGSFYYYFRSKEEFGLAVIDHFAERYDQRLDTFLNDEEVTPLNRIRNYLESALARLEQNQCSKGCLIGNLGQELADQHERFRGRLDEIFRSWKDRFAACLREAQRGGELAPELDAGVAAGFILSGLEGAILRTKVMKSPQPLRDFIEILFASVLRRQA, from the coding sequence ATGGACAAGAACGAAACGCGCGCCACGATCATTCGCATCGGCACCGATCTCATCTCCCGCCAGGGATTCAACGCCACCGGCATCGACGCGGTGCTGAAGGAGGCGGGGGTCCCCAAGGGTTCCTTTTACTATTATTTCAGGAGCAAGGAGGAGTTCGGCCTGGCGGTGATCGACCATTTCGCCGAACGCTACGACCAGCGGCTCGACACCTTCCTGAACGACGAGGAGGTGACGCCGCTGAACCGCATCCGCAACTACCTGGAGAGCGCGCTGGCGCGGCTGGAGCAGAACCAGTGCAGCAAGGGATGCCTCATCGGCAACCTGGGCCAGGAACTGGCCGACCAGCACGAGCGGTTCCGGGGGCGGCTCGACGAGATTTTTCGTTCCTGGAAGGATCGTTTCGCCGCCTGCCTGCGGGAAGCCCAGCGGGGGGGGGAGCTGGCCCCGGAGCTCGATGCCGGGGTGGCGGCGGGGTTCATCCTCTCGGGCCTGGAGGGGGCGATCCTGCGGACCAAGGTGATGAAGTCGCCCCAGCCGCTGCGGGATTTCATCGAAATACTCTTCGCTTCGGTGCTGCGCCGACAGGCGTGA
- a CDS encoding flavodoxin family protein, producing the protein MNIVTLLGSPRSRGISAAIAARFTDTAAGLGAQTRTFELNRLAYRGCQGCYACKKTLDHCVLTDDLAQVLDAVRGADVVVLASPVYYGDVTAQLKGFIDRTFSYLKPDYLSNPQPSRLSPKKLVFVLTQGHPDEGMFADIFPRYEGFLTWLGFVDARLIRACGFGPSTVDKVPEQYLREAEQAAREIVGQGKG; encoded by the coding sequence ATGAACATCGTCACACTGCTGGGCAGCCCGCGCTCCAGGGGGATCAGCGCCGCCATCGCCGCCCGCTTCACCGACACCGCGGCCGGGCTGGGCGCCCAAACCCGGACCTTCGAGCTGAACCGGCTCGCCTACCGGGGGTGCCAAGGGTGCTACGCCTGCAAGAAGACCCTGGACCACTGCGTGCTCACGGACGATCTGGCCCAAGTGCTGGATGCGGTGCGCGGGGCCGACGTGGTGGTGCTGGCCTCGCCGGTCTACTACGGCGACGTGACCGCCCAGCTCAAGGGGTTCATCGACCGGACCTTTTCGTACCTCAAGCCCGATTACCTCTCCAACCCGCAACCGAGCCGGCTTTCGCCCAAAAAGCTCGTGTTCGTCCTTACCCAGGGGCACCCGGACGAGGGGATGTTCGCCGACATCTTCCCCCGCTACGAGGGATTTCTCACGTGGCTGGGCTTCGTCGATGCCCGCCTGATCAGGGCCTGCGGCTTCGGCCCGTCCACCGTGGACAAGGTGCCCGAGCAGTACCTGCGGGAGGCGGAGCAGGCGGCGCGGGAGATCGTCGGGCAGGGGAAGGGATAG
- a CDS encoding DUF2917 domain-containing protein: protein MELRLPKNETVAIEGNPQGLVLYCKEGIIWLTQEGDDRDRFLGAGDMFCFTHGGKAVLEGHRDALVAIVPAAHGPAAAPAGAREPSSGFHAGIRLVYHGSGQ from the coding sequence ATGGAATTGCGTCTGCCGAAGAACGAAACGGTCGCCATCGAGGGGAACCCGCAGGGGCTGGTGCTCTACTGCAAGGAGGGGATCATCTGGCTCACCCAGGAGGGGGACGACCGGGACCGCTTCCTGGGCGCCGGCGACATGTTCTGCTTTACCCACGGCGGCAAGGCGGTACTGGAGGGGCACCGGGACGCCCTGGTGGCCATCGTGCCGGCCGCCCACGGCCCGGCAGCGGCACCGGCCGGGGCACGGGAGCCTTCTTCGGGCTTTCATGCCGGCATCCGCCTCGTGTATCATGGGAGCGGCCAATGA